A single genomic interval of Ischnura elegans chromosome 3, ioIscEleg1.1, whole genome shotgun sequence harbors:
- the LOC124156317 gene encoding glucose dehydrogenase [FAD, quinone]-like, whose translation MATTGGLALGHAAQMGFGGSATLCPCATSEPPSLPATCGASTYIIFMSIVEGVLKTQCELVDPLQCMQDDVKGEEEEQPFVYDFIVVGAGSAGSVVASRLSELRRWKVLLLEAGGPEPTAAQPPAMYFNYHGSGIDWDFETEPQEMACLAMPGRRCRWPRGKVMGGTSVLNGMMYVRGSPRDFDIGWAQDAGLGHEWSFRGVLPFFMKSEDNQDMADMDAGYHKQGGLLTIQRFPHQPPLADVLLAAGREMGIPTLSDLNGLRGDVTASRSAGSTGEGFAIAQATIRNGSRLSMARAFLRPSLDRGWGNLKILTRARVTKVIMSGGAARGVEYVSENDPQRRVHRVYATKEVILSAGAVQTPQILMLSGIGPREHLQEMGIPLVKDLPGVGSNLHNHVSAHVAFELPADDAMESGTILGHDTLEEYMQKRTGPMSSTGLSQVTGLINSRYADPLNGQPDLQIFFTGYMANCSTSGESRNRMVPGLEERFNPHLGSRMGNKRKIWITPTVLSAKSRGEIRLKSADPLDSPLIKPNYLTNPHDVAVLVDGIKFVLKLGQTAPLRTIGLRPDPTLEPGCEQYAPGHTGDYTDDLLARPDAYWECYSRMRTNPENHQAGTCQMGATGSSRWDESEKTGAVLDTRMRVRGVRRLRVADASAMPLVPSSNINAATVMLGEKLAYYVKRTWDAGFDFRTQEEAKELRLNRRRTMGERRRTMQGR comes from the exons ATGGCAACAACAGGGGGGTTGGCGCTGGGCCACGCGGCCCAGATGGGATTCGGGGGCTCGGCAACGTTATGCCCGTGCGCCACGTCTGAACCGCCGTCGCTGCCTGCCACGTGTGGTGCCTCCACCTATATAATCTTCATGAGCATCGTCGAGGGCGTGCTCAAGACTCAGTGCGAGCTAGTGGACCCGCTGCAGTGCATGCAGGACGACGTCAAGGGCGAGGAGGAGGAGCAGCCGTTCGTGTACGACTTCATAGTGGTGGGGGCGGGGTCTGCTGGCTCGGTGGTCGCCTCGAGACTGAGTGAGTTGCGCAGGTGGAAGGTGCTACTGTTGGAGGCAGGGGGGCCAGAGCCAACAGCGGCACAGCCCCCAGCCATGTACTTCAACTACCACGGGTCAGGGATCGACTGGGACTTCGAGACGGAGCCGCAGGAGATGGCATGCCTCGCAATGCCTGGGAGGCGATGCCGTTGGCCCAGAGGAAAG GTAATGGGCGGGACAAGTGTTCTCAATGGCATGATGTACGTCCGAGGATCACCAAGAGACTTTGACATAGGCTGGGCCCAGGATGCAGGACTCGGTCATGAATGGTCATTCCGAGGTGTCTTGCCTTTCTTCATGAAGTCTGAAGACAACCAGGACATGGCTGACATGGATGCAGGTTACCACAAACAGGGTGGCCTTCTGACAATACAGCGATTCCCACATCAGCCTCCCCTAGCAGACGTCCTCTTGGCTGCCGGCAGGGAGATGGGCATTCCGACCCTTTCCGACCTCAATGGACTGAGAGGTGACGTGACTGCTTCCAGATCTGCTGGTTCCACTGGAGAGGGCTTTGCAATTGCTCAGGCCACCATTCGCAACGGCTCCAGACTCAGCATGGCAAGGGCATTCCTCAGGCCTTCTCTGGACAGGGGATGGGGGAACTTGAAAATCCTTACCAGGGCCAGGGTCACGAAAGTGATAATGAGCGGTGGAGCAGCGAGAGGTGTGGAATACGTCTCAGAAAATGATCCCCAGAGACGTGTTCACAGAGTTTACGCCACAAAGGAGGTCATTCTGTCCGCTGGGGCAGTGCAAACCCCTCAAATCCTCATGTTGTCTGGCATAGGTCCTAGGGAACACCTCCAGGAAATGGGAATACCTCTGGTCAAAGATTTGCCAGGTGTAGGCTCTAACCTTCATAATCACGTATCTGCTCATGTGGCCTTTGAGCTTCCAGCAGATGATGCAATGGAGAGTGGAACAATCTTAGGACATGACACTCTGGAAGAATATATGCAAAAAAGGACTGGACCAATGTCTTCCACAGGCCTGTCACag GTGACTGGACTAATTAACTCTCGCTATGCTGATCCCCTGAATGGGCAGCCAGATCTGCAAATTTTCTTCACTGGCTACATGGCTAATTGCTCCACTTCAGGAGAAAGTAGAAATCGCATGGTCCCTGGACTGGAGGAGAGATTCAACCCACATTTAGGATCCCGAATGGGAAATAAAAGGAAGATATGGATAACACCAACAGTCCTTAGTGCTAAGAGCAGAGGAGAGATAAGGTTGAAGAGTGCAGATCCATTGGACAGCCCATTGATCAAGCCAAACTACCTAACCAACCCTCATGATGTAGCAGTTCTAGTGGATGGCATTAA ATTCGTCCTGAAGCTGGGGCAAACTGCACCTTTGCGAACAATTGGACTTAGGCCTGACCCCACCTTGGAACCTGGATGTGAGCAGTATGCACCAGGCCATACAGGAGACTACACAGATGACCTATTGGCCAGACCTGATGCCTACTGGGAGTGCTACTCTCGCATGAGGACAAATCCAGAAAATCACCAAGCTGGAACGTGTCAAATGGGAGCTACTGGAAGCAGCAGGTGGGACGAATCAGAGAAGACAGGAGCAGTGCTGGACACGAGAATGAGGGTCAGGGGTGTGAGGAGACTGCGGGTGGCAGATGCTTCTGCGATGCCCCTGGTTCCCTCATCAAACATAAACGCAGCAACCGTTATGCTGGGAGAGAAACTGGCATATTACGTGAAGAGGACTTGGGATGCGGGTTTCGACTTCAGGACACAGGAGGAGGCTAAGGAATTAAGACTCAACCGCCGAAGAACAATGGGTGAGAGAAGGAGAACGATGCAAGGAAGGTGA